TTTTATATATCTCACAACTCATGAATGATTAAAAAATTGAGAAAATGGAATATAATAACGTACCAAGCGTATCAGCACCGGGCGCTTACAAACATGTGAAAGGGGCCAGATATGACATATTCGGCGAGAGATTTTAGCGGTCTTATCGGAATGGAGGGCTTTAGCGAGGTGCTCCTAACCAATCACTTTACACTGTATCAAGGTTATGTGACCAATACAAACAAGCTCCTTGGAGATACCGCGAAGATGGTGGTTGAAGGCACTGCTGCCACACCTGAATTTGCAGAGCTTAAGCGCAGGCTCGGCTGGGAATTCGACGGTATGCGTCTTCATGAATACTATTTCGAGAATCTGGGGGGTGCGGGTGAGCTTGACAGTGGCAGCAAGCTTACCCAGAAAATGACTGAGGACTTCGGTGGTTATGATGCCTGGGAGAAAGAATTCAGGGCAGTAGGTGCTATGCGCGGTATTGGTTGGGCGGTTCTCTATCAGGATATTGTCACCGGCGGA
This sequence is a window from Candidatus Aquicultor sp.. Protein-coding genes within it:
- a CDS encoding Fe-Mn family superoxide dismutase produces the protein MTYSARDFSGLIGMEGFSEVLLTNHFTLYQGYVTNTNKLLGDTAKMVVEGTAATPEFAELKRRLGWEFDGMRLHEYYFENLGGAGELDSGSKLTQKMTEDFGGYDAWEKEFRAVGAMRGIGWAVLYQDIVTGGLINFWINEHDAGHLAGGNPILIMDVFEHAYMLDYGIKRPDYIEAFFKNINWDAVEARLR